In a single window of the Nitrospirota bacterium genome:
- the pstB gene encoding phosphate ABC transporter ATP-binding protein PstB has product MYTDESHDRPKPLKAETRSLSFSYGGRPALKAISVPIAECQITALIGPSGCGKSTFLRCFNRMHDLYAGNGYDGEIILYPDERNILSHDMDPIEVRMRIAMVFQKPNPFPKSIYENVAYGLRVRGLGARSLLDEKVEQALRSAALWDEVKDRLPAQAFSLSGGQQQRLCIARALATDPEMLLLDEPTSALDPIATASIEELLLTLKRKVTILIVTHNMQQAARVSDWAAFMYLGELVEFGPTQRLFTNPAQKQTEDYITGRFG; this is encoded by the coding sequence GTGTATACGGACGAATCCCATGACCGGCCGAAGCCGCTCAAGGCCGAAACGCGATCGCTCAGTTTCTCCTACGGCGGCCGCCCGGCGTTGAAGGCCATCTCCGTGCCGATCGCCGAGTGCCAGATCACGGCGCTGATCGGTCCCTCCGGCTGCGGCAAATCCACCTTCCTGCGCTGCTTCAACCGGATGCACGACCTCTACGCCGGCAACGGCTACGACGGGGAAATCATCCTCTATCCCGACGAGCGCAACATCCTGTCGCACGACATGGATCCCATCGAGGTGCGGATGCGGATCGCCATGGTGTTTCAGAAGCCCAACCCGTTTCCTAAGTCCATTTACGAGAACGTGGCCTACGGCCTGCGGGTGCGCGGCCTGGGCGCGCGGAGCCTGCTGGACGAAAAGGTGGAGCAGGCACTGCGGAGCGCGGCGCTGTGGGACGAGGTCAAGGACCGGCTGCCGGCGCAGGCGTTCTCCCTGTCCGGCGGGCAGCAGCAGCGGCTCTGCATCGCGCGGGCGCTGGCGACGGACCCGGAGATGTTATTGTTGGACGAGCCGACTTCCGCGCTCGACCCCATCGCGACGGCCAGCATCGAAGAGCTGCTGCTGACGTTGAAGCGGAAAGTGACGATTCTGATCGTGACGCACAACATGCAGCAGGCCGCGCGGGTGTCCGACTGGGCGGCCTTCATGTATCTCGGCGAGCTGGTGGAGTTCGGGCCGACCCAGCGCCTGTTCACGAATCCGGCCCAGAAGCAGACCGAGGACTACATCACGGGACGGTTCGGCTGA
- a CDS encoding arsenite methyltransferase yields MRKEDIKAVVRSQYRQAALEAKGGRSSCCGPASSTDHWDPITFDLYRAQDKEGLPAEALAASLGCGNPTALAQLNPGETVLDLGSGGGIDVFLSARRVGPTGRAYGLDMTDEMLELARENQRKAGVENVEFLKGEIEQIPLPDGSVDVVISNCVINLSADKNRALAEAFRVLKPGGRLAVSDIVVRGSVPPEIRRSVELWAGCVAGALEESEYRDKLAATGFADIEVEPTRIYRAEDAREFLQGAGLDTAAVAASVDGKFMSAFVRARKPTKA; encoded by the coding sequence ATGAGAAAGGAAGACATCAAGGCGGTCGTGCGAAGCCAGTACCGGCAGGCGGCGCTGGAGGCGAAAGGCGGCAGGAGCTCCTGTTGCGGGCCAGCCTCTTCAACCGATCACTGGGACCCGATCACCTTCGACCTCTATCGGGCTCAGGACAAGGAGGGGCTTCCGGCCGAGGCGCTCGCGGCTTCACTCGGCTGCGGCAATCCCACGGCCCTCGCCCAACTCAATCCGGGCGAGACCGTACTGGACCTGGGCTCCGGAGGCGGCATTGACGTGTTTCTCTCGGCGAGGCGCGTCGGGCCGACCGGCCGGGCGTACGGCCTGGACATGACCGACGAGATGCTGGAGCTGGCACGCGAAAACCAGCGGAAGGCCGGCGTGGAGAACGTGGAATTCCTGAAGGGCGAGATCGAGCAGATCCCCCTGCCCGACGGGTCGGTGGACGTCGTGATCTCCAACTGCGTCATCAACCTGTCCGCGGACAAGAACAGGGCCTTGGCCGAGGCCTTCCGGGTCCTGAAGCCGGGCGGCCGGCTCGCCGTGTCCGATATCGTGGTCCGCGGCTCCGTGCCGCCCGAGATTCGCCGGAGCGTCGAGCTTTGGGCCGGTTGCGTGGCCGGCGCGCTGGAGGAGTCGGAGTACCGGGACAAGCTGGCCGCGACCGGGTTTGCCGACATCGAGGTGGAGCCGACCCGCATCTACCGGGCCGAGGACGCCAGGGAATTCCTGCAAGGGGCGGGACTCGACACGGCCGCGGTCGCCGCGTCGGTGGACGGTAAGTTCATGAGCGCCTTCGTGCGGGCGCGCAAGCCGACGAAGGCGTGA
- a CDS encoding Ppx/GppA phosphatase family protein has product MTKLAILDIGTNSIHMVLAEVESDFSYKILDRFKDMTRLGDGTFKAHRLSEAAMARGLEVIRTLATLARNKGYDRIEAVATSAVREAKNGGEFIEEVARQTGLTVRVVTGQEEARLIYLGVRHSMDLADRSTLVVDVGGGSVELIHGNPRRMIQGQSLKLGAIRLKDLYLKQDPPTKSMLREMQQAVESQLKAALQRFRTREFDRLVATSGMAANLAEIVYLRRTGRPIPQINMARIARKEVKAVEELLRDASFKTRLAIPGLDPKRADTLLPATMVLRILMDRIGHDELTISDKAIREGLIYDFIEKHREGIKAEQEIPNVRRRHVVYLARRCHYPETHSRHVAELAGRLFDQTEPLHGLGEREREWLEYAALLHDIGYLINSRQHHKHAYYLITHSDLSGLTAEEIEMIANVARYHRRALPRDDHAPLKALSSRSRRVLDVLSALLRIADALDRSHFSVIQDLEVRLGKPVTITLKTAGDPELEIWAAKSRADLFEQVFKRPVHFVTRVPEGESP; this is encoded by the coding sequence ATGACGAAGCTCGCCATCCTCGACATCGGGACCAATTCCATCCACATGGTTCTGGCGGAGGTCGAGTCCGACTTCTCCTACAAGATCCTGGACCGTTTCAAGGACATGACGCGTCTGGGGGACGGGACGTTCAAGGCGCATCGCCTCTCGGAGGCGGCCATGGCGAGGGGGCTGGAGGTGATCCGGACCCTGGCCACCCTGGCCCGCAACAAGGGCTATGACCGGATCGAAGCGGTGGCCACCAGCGCCGTGCGCGAAGCCAAGAACGGCGGCGAGTTCATCGAGGAGGTGGCCCGGCAGACCGGGCTGACGGTCCGCGTCGTGACCGGGCAGGAGGAGGCCCGCCTGATCTATCTGGGGGTCCGGCACAGCATGGACCTGGCCGATCGCTCGACCCTGGTGGTGGACGTGGGCGGAGGCTCGGTCGAGCTGATTCACGGTAATCCCAGGCGGATGATCCAGGGACAGAGCCTCAAGCTGGGCGCGATCCGGCTGAAGGACCTGTACCTCAAGCAGGATCCGCCGACCAAGTCCATGCTGCGGGAGATGCAGCAGGCCGTCGAATCGCAGTTGAAGGCGGCCCTGCAGCGGTTCCGGACCAGGGAGTTCGACCGGCTGGTGGCCACCTCCGGCATGGCGGCCAACCTCGCCGAAATCGTCTACCTGCGGCGCACCGGCCGTCCGATTCCCCAGATCAACATGGCCAGGATCGCCAGGAAAGAGGTCAAGGCCGTGGAGGAGCTGCTGCGGGACGCCAGCTTCAAGACCCGCCTGGCCATTCCGGGGCTGGACCCCAAGCGGGCCGACACGCTGCTGCCGGCCACCATGGTCCTCCGGATCCTGATGGACCGGATCGGACACGACGAGCTGACGATCAGCGACAAGGCGATCCGGGAAGGCTTGATTTACGACTTCATCGAAAAACACCGGGAAGGGATCAAGGCCGAGCAGGAGATCCCCAACGTCCGCCGGCGCCACGTCGTCTACCTGGCCCGCCGCTGCCATTACCCCGAGACCCATTCCCGCCACGTGGCCGAGCTGGCCGGGCGGCTCTTCGACCAGACCGAGCCCCTGCACGGCCTGGGGGAACGGGAGCGGGAGTGGCTGGAGTACGCGGCGCTCCTGCACGACATCGGCTATCTCATCAATTCTCGGCAGCACCACAAGCACGCCTACTACCTGATCACGCACAGCGACCTGTCCGGGCTGACGGCCGAGGAGATCGAGATGATCGCGAACGTCGCCCGGTACCACCGGCGGGCCCTGCCTCGGGACGACCACGCCCCGCTGAAGGCCCTGTCCTCGCGGAGCCGGCGGGTCCTGGACGTGCTGAGCGCGCTCCTGCGCATCGCCGACGCCCTGGACCGGAGCCACTTCTCGGTCATCCAGGACCTGGAGGTGAGGCTGGGGAAGCCCGTCACGATCACGCTCAAGACGGCGGGCGATCCGGAGCTGGAAATCTGGGCGGCCAAGAGCCGCGCCGACCTGTTTGAGCAGGTCTTCAAGCGGCCGGTCCACTTCGTGACCCGCGTTCCCGAGGGAGAGAGCCCATGA
- the arsB gene encoding ACR3 family arsenite efflux transporter, which yields MEVALPVASAAPPAKRLNLFERYLTVWVGFCMLAGVLWGTWAPTTVQALRSLELGQGSQINLPIAVLIWLMITPMMMKVDFSSLRQAGARPRGLLITLLVNWVVKPFSMALLAWLFFRHLFAPWIAPEEADQYIAGSIILAAAPCTAMVFVWSYLTDGDPAYTLVQVSVNDLIMLVLFAPIVRFLVSGASSLSVPFTVLLTSVVAFIVIPLTLGALLRGWLVRRHGRHWFEQVLLPRFAPVTVAALLATLVLIFGFQAGNVTGRLAHVLLIAVPILLQVYFNASLAYGLMKLWRVPHSVAAPGALIGASNFFELAVATAIALFGPESGAALATVVGVLVEVPVMLSVCSLCNRTRHWFPQETVMGDA from the coding sequence ATGGAAGTTGCGCTGCCCGTGGCGTCCGCCGCTCCGCCGGCGAAGCGGCTAAACCTTTTCGAGCGATACCTGACGGTCTGGGTCGGCTTCTGCATGCTGGCCGGAGTCCTGTGGGGCACCTGGGCTCCGACCACGGTCCAGGCGCTCCGGAGCCTGGAGCTGGGCCAGGGCAGCCAGATCAACCTGCCCATCGCCGTCCTCATCTGGCTGATGATCACGCCGATGATGATGAAGGTGGACTTCTCGTCGTTGAGGCAGGCAGGCGCCCGTCCCCGCGGGCTCCTGATCACCCTGCTCGTCAACTGGGTGGTCAAACCCTTCTCGATGGCGCTGCTCGCCTGGCTATTCTTCCGGCACCTCTTCGCCCCCTGGATCGCGCCGGAAGAAGCGGACCAGTACATCGCCGGCTCGATCATCCTGGCCGCGGCCCCCTGCACCGCGATGGTTTTCGTGTGGAGCTACCTCACCGACGGGGATCCGGCCTACACGCTGGTCCAGGTTTCGGTGAACGACCTGATCATGCTGGTCCTGTTCGCGCCGATCGTCCGCTTCCTGGTGAGCGGGGCCTCCTCCCTCTCCGTCCCGTTCACGGTGCTGCTCACCTCCGTCGTCGCGTTCATTGTCATCCCCTTGACCCTCGGGGCCCTGCTGCGCGGCTGGCTCGTGCGTCGGCACGGGCGGCACTGGTTCGAGCAGGTGCTCCTCCCCCGCTTCGCGCCGGTGACGGTCGCGGCTCTATTGGCCACCCTGGTCCTGATCTTCGGCTTCCAGGCCGGCAACGTCACGGGGCGGCTGGCCCACGTTCTGCTCATCGCCGTCCCCATCCTCCTGCAGGTCTACTTCAACGCGTCCCTGGCCTACGGGCTGATGAAACTGTGGCGAGTTCCCCACTCGGTGGCCGCTCCCGGGGCCCTGATCGGGGCCAGCAACTTCTTCGAGCTGGCCGTGGCGACCGCGATCGCCCTGTTCGGCCCGGAATCCGGGGCTGCGCTGGCGACCGTCGTCGGCGTGCTCGTGGAAGTGCCGGTCATGCTCTCGGTCTGCTCCCTGTGCAACCGCACCCGGCATTGGTTCCCTCAGGAAACCGTGATGGGTGATGCGTGA
- the phoU gene encoding phosphate signaling complex protein PhoU, translated as MQRHFDDELADLKQKLLRMAALAEDQINKALSALVSRDSGLAKQVIERDHEVNALDVEIDEDCIRLLALHQPAARDLRLITTAMKIATELERISDLAENICERAVELNEEPQLKPYIDIPRMGNWARTMVKESIDAFVKGDVALARKVLKDDDFVDDLTHQLFRELLSFMLEDPRTISRSIRLTFIAKYIERIADHATNVAELVVYLVEGKIIRHTAG; from the coding sequence ATGCAGCGGCATTTCGACGACGAGCTTGCCGATCTGAAGCAGAAGCTGCTGCGGATGGCGGCGCTCGCGGAGGATCAGATCAACAAGGCCCTCTCCGCCCTGGTGTCCCGCGACTCCGGCCTGGCCAAGCAGGTGATCGAACGGGACCACGAGGTCAACGCGCTGGACGTCGAGATCGACGAAGATTGCATCCGGCTGCTGGCGCTGCACCAGCCCGCGGCGCGGGACCTGCGCCTCATCACGACCGCGATGAAGATCGCCACGGAGCTCGAGCGGATCAGCGACCTGGCCGAGAACATCTGCGAGCGGGCCGTCGAGCTGAACGAGGAGCCGCAGCTCAAGCCGTACATCGACATCCCGCGCATGGGGAACTGGGCCCGCACGATGGTGAAAGAGAGCATCGACGCGTTCGTGAAGGGGGACGTCGCTCTGGCCCGGAAGGTCCTCAAGGACGACGATTTCGTTGACGACCTGACGCACCAGTTGTTTCGGGAGCTTCTGTCCTTCATGTTGGAGGACCCCCGCACGATCTCCCGTTCCATTCGCCTGACGTTCATCGCCAAATACATCGAGCGCATCGCCGACCATGCGACCAACGTCGCCGAGTTGGTCGTCTACCTGGTCGAAGGCAAGATCATCCGGCACACGGCTGGCTAG
- a CDS encoding metalloregulator ArsR/SmtB family transcription factor: MSLVGTRSLDQTARWFHALSDETRLRIIDCLAECEQCVCDLTEVLQTGQSRLSFHLKTLKDAGILNDRREGRWIYYSLNRETLEQIADLLASFNKRRAPGRSQTRSCCE; encoded by the coding sequence ATGTCTCTCGTCGGAACCCGCTCATTGGATCAAACCGCCCGCTGGTTCCATGCCCTGTCGGATGAGACGCGCCTGCGGATCATCGACTGTCTCGCCGAGTGCGAGCAGTGCGTCTGCGATCTGACGGAGGTGCTCCAGACCGGGCAGTCACGCTTGTCCTTCCATCTCAAGACGCTCAAGGACGCGGGCATTCTCAATGACCGGCGCGAGGGCCGGTGGATTTACTATTCCCTGAACCGCGAGACGCTGGAGCAGATCGCGGACCTGCTGGCGTCGTTCAACAAGCGGAGGGCACCGGGACGGTCGCAGACCCGTTCCTGTTGTGAGTGA
- a CDS encoding response regulator transcription factor, translated as MPLEIIQIIEDEPLHAQLLDHTLREARYRTNVAHHALTGLDDVRRLNPALILLDVMLPEIDGYEVCRRLRDDPGTQATPIIMISALGGEEHRLGGFRLGADDYVVKPFSPGEVLARVEAVLRRSRAPAASKESYLNGQLILEESRFVVSLHGQAIQLSGLEWWLLRYLAREAGRLVSREELIAHLWGEDGLIHDHELDRQIQQLGRKLNDGALCAGSILRAPGGGYRLSSLRP; from the coding sequence GTGCCCCTGGAGATCATCCAGATCATCGAGGACGAGCCCCTGCACGCGCAGTTGCTGGACCACACGCTTCGGGAGGCCCGGTACCGAACCAACGTCGCGCACCATGCACTGACCGGCCTGGACGACGTCAGACGGCTCAATCCGGCCCTGATCCTGCTGGACGTGATGCTGCCCGAAATAGACGGCTACGAGGTGTGCCGGAGGCTGCGGGATGACCCGGGGACCCAGGCCACTCCGATCATCATGATCTCGGCGCTGGGCGGAGAGGAACATCGGCTGGGGGGATTCAGGCTGGGGGCGGACGATTACGTCGTGAAGCCTTTCAGCCCGGGAGAAGTCCTCGCGCGGGTCGAGGCTGTGCTCAGGCGAAGCCGTGCCCCCGCCGCGTCGAAGGAATCCTACCTGAACGGGCAACTGATCCTGGAGGAGAGCCGGTTTGTCGTCTCGCTTCACGGGCAGGCCATCCAGCTCTCCGGTCTGGAATGGTGGCTCCTTCGGTACCTGGCCAGGGAAGCTGGCCGTCTGGTGAGCCGCGAGGAGTTGATCGCGCATCTCTGGGGTGAAGACGGTCTGATCCACGACCACGAGCTCGACCGTCAGATCCAGCAGCTCGGCCGGAAGCTCAACGACGGGGCGCTCTGCGCGGGCAGCATCCTCAGGGCCCCCGGCGGCGGGTACCGGCTCTCGTCCCTCCGGCCGTAG
- a CDS encoding thymidylate kinase: MENGRRYFGDGLPYLNLSDLKGKLIAIEGTDGVGRSTHIELLQEWLEVQGYGVVTTGWTRSSLMSKTIEVAKQGNILDRWSFSLLYATDFADRLEHQIIPALRSGFIVLADRYIYTAFARDTVRSGDRKWIRDVFGFAVVPDLVCYLRIDVDTLALRVIETKGMNYWESGMDLKLSADLYDSFKKYQAMLIEEFDKMAEEFSFEVIDARKPPEEIQDLLRAKIEPLLKNGRQKPVRLAEPAEEAPAEGRLGRAGD, encoded by the coding sequence ATGGAAAACGGGAGGCGCTATTTTGGCGACGGTTTGCCGTACCTAAATCTGAGTGACCTGAAGGGCAAGCTGATCGCGATTGAGGGAACGGACGGCGTGGGCCGCTCCACGCACATCGAGCTGCTCCAGGAATGGCTGGAGGTGCAGGGGTACGGGGTCGTGACGACCGGCTGGACTAGATCCAGCCTGATGTCCAAGACCATCGAGGTGGCCAAGCAGGGGAACATCCTGGACCGTTGGTCCTTCAGCCTGCTCTACGCGACGGACTTCGCGGACCGGCTGGAGCACCAGATCATCCCGGCCCTGCGGTCCGGCTTCATCGTTCTGGCCGACCGGTACATCTACACGGCCTTCGCGCGCGACACGGTGCGGAGCGGAGACCGCAAGTGGATCCGGGACGTCTTCGGCTTCGCGGTCGTGCCGGACCTCGTCTGCTACCTGCGCATCGACGTGGACACGCTGGCCTTGCGGGTCATCGAGACCAAGGGCATGAACTACTGGGAGTCCGGGATGGATTTGAAGCTGAGCGCCGACCTCTACGACAGCTTCAAGAAGTACCAGGCCATGCTGATCGAAGAGTTCGACAAGATGGCCGAGGAGTTTTCCTTCGAAGTGATCGACGCCCGCAAGCCTCCGGAGGAGATCCAGGACCTCCTGCGCGCGAAGATCGAGCCCCTGCTCAAGAACGGGAGGCAGAAGCCGGTCCGCCTCGCGGAGCCGGCCGAGGAAGCTCCGGCCGAGGGCCGGCTGGGACGTGCGGGCGACTAA
- a CDS encoding histidine phosphatase family protein produces the protein MDCLLFRHGLAVDREEWKGPEPERPLTARGIEKTRQAVRGLVKLGITPTHLLASPFVRALETARLIREVSRARVELQACEELVPDAPPDKLLPLLANLPEDACVICVGHEPHLGEAAGVMLFGKPVGGLSLKKAGACCVRFERGPKIGQGLLRWWLTPSQLRELGKT, from the coding sequence ATGGATTGCCTCCTGTTCAGACACGGCCTCGCCGTGGATCGGGAAGAGTGGAAAGGCCCGGAGCCGGAACGGCCGCTGACCGCCAGGGGGATCGAGAAGACCAGGCAGGCGGTGCGCGGATTGGTGAAGCTGGGGATCACGCCCACGCATCTGCTCGCCAGCCCCTTCGTCCGGGCACTGGAGACCGCCAGGCTGATCCGCGAAGTCTCCCGCGCGCGGGTCGAGCTACAGGCCTGCGAAGAGCTCGTGCCCGACGCTCCGCCGGACAAGCTCCTCCCGCTGCTGGCCAACCTGCCTGAAGACGCTTGCGTCATCTGCGTGGGCCATGAGCCCCACCTGGGCGAGGCGGCCGGAGTCATGCTGTTCGGCAAGCCGGTCGGCGGGCTCTCGCTCAAGAAGGCCGGGGCCTGCTGCGTCCGGTTCGAGCGGGGTCCGAAAATCGGGCAGGGGCTCCTGCGCTGGTGGCTGACTCCGTCCCAGCTCAGGGAGCTGGGGAAAACTTAG
- a CDS encoding CHAD domain-containing protein gives MVAIENRPGDDRAARYRAVVFHALERLSQGDDRSKTLHRLRTHLRRLQAYLELVGETSNAEVMADCVSRLSPLRTLHVFERYLSRADAPRSDLRLVRKRIRKRLARLRRRQVYREIDRLVREHALPPTPTLAGWMAHRLAELRQANMDGLRTLVQEAQAKPKRKRLHQLRLKIKSVRYQEEWALGRPGERPDMVGWLKHAQSVLGEYEERAQFRRLARKLALKSVARVEKDWRQARKRARVLPAHLAELLEGIARGRVRLLGSRSREGRRAVGFQ, from the coding sequence ATGGTTGCGATTGAAAATCGGCCGGGGGACGATCGGGCTGCCAGGTACCGGGCCGTGGTGTTCCACGCCCTCGAGCGATTGTCGCAGGGGGATGACCGGTCCAAGACCCTGCACCGGCTGCGGACCCACCTCAGGCGGTTGCAAGCGTATCTGGAATTGGTTGGCGAGACATCGAACGCCGAGGTCATGGCCGACTGTGTCTCTCGCCTGAGTCCGCTCAGGACCCTTCACGTCTTTGAACGGTACCTGTCCCGAGCGGACGCTCCCCGTTCCGATCTGCGCCTGGTCAGGAAACGGATCCGCAAGAGGCTGGCCAGGCTCCGGCGCCGGCAGGTCTATCGAGAGATTGATCGGCTCGTGCGCGAGCATGCGCTTCCTCCCACCCCGACCCTGGCCGGGTGGATGGCCCACCGGCTGGCCGAGCTGCGGCAGGCCAACATGGACGGGCTCCGGACGCTGGTGCAGGAAGCCCAGGCCAAGCCCAAGCGGAAGCGGCTTCATCAGCTGCGGCTCAAGATCAAATCCGTCCGGTATCAGGAAGAATGGGCGCTCGGCCGTCCGGGCGAACGGCCGGACATGGTCGGGTGGTTGAAGCATGCCCAGTCGGTCCTGGGCGAATACGAGGAACGGGCCCAGTTCCGCCGGCTGGCGCGCAAGCTGGCGCTGAAGTCCGTCGCACGGGTTGAGAAGGACTGGCGGCAGGCGCGCAAACGGGCCAGGGTCCTGCCGGCTCACCTGGCCGAGCTGTTGGAGGGGATCGCTCGCGGACGTGTTCGACTCCTTGGGTCGAGGTCCAGGGAGGGTCGCCGGGCCGTCGGGTTCCAGTGA
- the pstA gene encoding phosphate ABC transporter permease PstA: MPGTASTPLRRSLLRRKVAERMFMALGLLSLAVGVLTLVLLFGRLVVEGMARIDWQFLTSFPSRHAEQAGILPAWVGSSLTMLVTALVGVPLGVAAGIYLEEYARKNWLTQLIEVTVTNLAGVPSIIYGLLALGLFVYLLGLGESLLAAGLTLALLILPIVIVATREAIRAIPVEIREAAYALGATKWQTVRHHVLPYSTAGILTGVILALSRAIGETAPVITIGALTFIAFLPPAPLTTDPPFVSFEWLLSPFTVLPIQMFTWVSRPGAEFLANAAAAGVILVVMTLAMNGVAIFLRYRVRKRITW, from the coding sequence ATGCCGGGCACCGCATCCACACCGCTGCGACGGTCCCTGCTCCGGCGTAAGGTCGCCGAACGGATGTTCATGGCCCTGGGGCTGCTCTCCCTTGCCGTGGGAGTCCTCACGCTGGTGCTGTTGTTCGGCCGGCTCGTGGTCGAGGGGATGGCCCGGATTGACTGGCAATTCTTGACCTCCTTTCCCTCCCGCCATGCGGAGCAGGCGGGGATCTTGCCGGCGTGGGTGGGCTCCAGCCTGACCATGCTGGTGACGGCGCTCGTCGGAGTCCCGCTCGGCGTCGCGGCGGGGATCTACTTGGAGGAGTACGCCAGGAAGAACTGGCTCACGCAGTTGATCGAAGTCACGGTCACGAATCTGGCCGGGGTGCCGTCCATCATCTACGGCCTGCTGGCGCTGGGCCTGTTCGTGTACCTCCTGGGTCTGGGCGAGAGCCTGCTCGCCGCCGGTCTGACGCTGGCGTTGCTCATCCTTCCGATCGTCATCGTGGCGACGCGGGAAGCCATCCGGGCCATCCCGGTGGAGATTCGAGAGGCCGCCTACGCGCTGGGTGCGACCAAATGGCAGACCGTCCGGCATCATGTCCTGCCCTACTCGACCGCGGGGATCCTGACCGGCGTCATTCTGGCGTTGAGCCGGGCCATCGGCGAGACCGCTCCGGTCATCACGATCGGGGCCTTGACCTTCATCGCCTTTCTGCCGCCGGCTCCGCTCACGACGGACCCGCCGTTCGTGTCCTTCGAGTGGCTGCTCTCGCCGTTTACGGTCCTGCCGATTCAAATGTTCACGTGGGTGTCGAGGCCCGGCGCGGAGTTTCTCGCGAACGCCGCCGCGGCGGGAGTCATCCTGGTCGTGATGACCTTGGCCATGAACGGGGTGGCGATCTTTTTGAGGTATCGCGTGCGCAAACGGATCACGTGGTAG
- the tmk gene encoding dTMP kinase, translating into MSAAPLTFEQPHSFPGKLIIVEGIDGSGKSTQLLLLQKWLLAKGYNVFFTEWNSSELVRETTKRGKKSKALTPTTFSLLHATDFANRLYHDILPPLKAGMIVLADRYVYTAFARDAVRGVSPAWVRKLYNFAIRPDLAFYFKVPIEIAIGRLLGGTRAQLKYYEAGMDMGLSQDLTESFRIFQSRILAEYEKIVDEYGLITMDATQEIEEQQNEMRQRVSQAIEHYKPKRGTHGKREALFWRRFAVPKSE; encoded by the coding sequence ATGAGCGCGGCGCCGTTGACGTTCGAGCAGCCCCATTCGTTTCCGGGCAAGCTGATCATCGTCGAGGGGATCGACGGGTCCGGAAAAAGCACGCAACTGCTGCTGCTCCAGAAATGGCTGCTGGCCAAGGGCTACAACGTGTTCTTCACCGAGTGGAACTCCTCCGAGCTGGTCCGCGAGACGACCAAACGCGGGAAAAAGAGCAAGGCGCTCACGCCGACCACGTTCAGCCTGCTGCACGCGACCGACTTCGCGAACCGGCTCTACCACGACATCCTGCCGCCGCTGAAGGCCGGCATGATCGTGCTGGCGGACCGGTACGTGTACACCGCGTTCGCGCGCGACGCGGTGCGCGGGGTCTCTCCGGCCTGGGTGCGCAAGCTCTACAACTTCGCGATCCGGCCCGATCTCGCCTTCTACTTCAAGGTGCCGATCGAGATAGCGATCGGCCGGCTCCTGGGCGGGACGAGGGCGCAGCTCAAGTACTACGAAGCCGGCATGGACATGGGGCTCAGCCAGGACTTGACCGAGAGCTTCCGCATCTTCCAGTCCCGCATCCTGGCCGAATACGAGAAGATCGTGGACGAGTACGGGCTGATCACGATGGACGCGACCCAGGAGATCGAAGAGCAGCAGAACGAGATGCGCCAGCGCGTCTCTCAGGCGATCGAGCACTACAAGCCGAAACGGGGCACGCATGGAAAACGGGAGGCGCTATTTTGGCGACGGTTTGCCGTACCTAAATCTGAGTGA
- a CDS encoding arsenate reductase ArsC, whose translation MTGDAQNGERREKKRVLFLCTGNSCRSQMAEGLLRHLAGDRFEVASAGTRPAGLNPGAVEVMREIGLDIAHHRSKGIEEFQGETFAYVVTVCDRARESCPVFPGAATVLHWSFDDPAAAQGTEEERRAVFRRVRDEIASRIERFVEATAGGTRAGTRRRGP comes from the coding sequence GTGACGGGTGATGCGCAAAATGGCGAGCGGAGAGAGAAGAAACGCGTCCTGTTTTTGTGCACGGGGAATTCCTGTCGCAGCCAGATGGCGGAGGGGCTTCTGCGTCACCTGGCCGGGGACCGGTTCGAGGTGGCCAGCGCCGGTACGCGGCCGGCCGGACTGAACCCCGGCGCCGTCGAGGTCATGCGCGAGATCGGCCTCGACATCGCCCATCACCGGTCCAAGGGGATCGAAGAGTTCCAGGGAGAGACGTTCGCCTACGTCGTCACCGTCTGCGACCGGGCCAGGGAGAGTTGTCCGGTGTTCCCCGGTGCGGCAACGGTCCTGCACTGGAGCTTCGACGATCCGGCGGCGGCCCAGGGAACCGAGGAGGAACGCCGGGCAGTCTTCCGCCGGGTCCGGGACGAGATCGCGAGCCGGATCGAGCGCTTCGTGGAGGCTACGGCCGGAGGGACGAGAGCCGGTACCCGCCGCCGGGGGCCCTGA